The genomic region GCTTCATAGTCTACGCCCTCCACACCAAAGCCAAACAGGCGCAAGAAGTCTGACTTGTATCCTTTGAAATCAGTCAGCTCATACAGGTTTTCATCTGTCACCTGATCCCACAAGGCTGCGACTTCCGCCTGGATGTCAGGCGCCAGCTCTTTATAATCCGCACGCAGGCGGCCTTCCTCATCCATGATAGGGTGGTCGTTATAAAGGCTGTCACGGTACAAGCCATCGACCTGTTCAATGCAACCTTCATGCGTGCCTGCCTTCTTCATCACCTTGAACAACAGGGAGAGATAGAGAGGCATCATCGGAATCGCCGAGCTGGCCTGCGTAACCAATGCCTTGAGCACGGCCACACGGGCATCGCCGCCTCTGGCAGCTAGCTGTTCGCGAATCTTCAGCACACGCTGATCCAGGTCCTTCTTGGCCGCGCCTATGGTGCCGTTCCAGTAGATATCGTGCGTGATCTTCTCGCCGAGGTAGGTAAAAGCTGTGGTCTTGGCGCCATCCGCCAACACGCCTGCCTGGTCTAGCGCTTCTATCCACATCTGCCAATCCTCGCCCCCCATCACAGCGACGGTATTGGCGATTTCCTCTTCCGTGGCAGGCTCGATCACGTTTTCCTTTATCACTTCCTTATCGGTATCCAGTCCGCGCTGGCGCAGGGTCTTGCCTATGGGTTTAAGTGTGGAGTTGTAAACCTGGCCGGTCTTAGGGTGGGTACGGCGTGGTGCGGCCAGGCTGTAAACCACTAGGTCGACTTGGCCAAGGTCGCGCTTGATGATATCGATGGTTTGCTGTTTCACGGCATCGGAGAACGCATCGCCATTGACGCTACTGGCATACAGCCCTTCAGCTTCCGCAAACTTGTGGAACGCCGCGGAGTTGTACCAACCTGCCGTGCCTGGCTTGTTACCCTCCCCCGGCCGCTCCAGGAATACGCCGACGGTGGCAGCACCGCTCGCAAATGCGGCACTAATACGTGCAGCCAGCCCATAGCCAGTGGAAGCCCCAATCACCAAGACGCGTTTGGGGCCGTGGAAAGGACCTTGCGCCTTGACATAATCGATTTGCTGTTTGACATTGACTTCGCAGCCTGTCGGGTGTGCCGTGACACAAATAAAACCGCGCACGCGGGGTTTGATTACCATGGGAACCTCTCGAAATTTCGGCAGCCGTGCTGCCTGATTGAATGCAGTTCAGGCCAGGATGGCCGATCAAGCTCGGTATTATAAAGGGCCGGCGCCTTTATTGCTCGGGCAATCCTTCATCGGCATGCGCACTCGTGAACAACCTGGTTCGCCTGGTAGCAAGCCAGCCTAGAAGCAAATAGCCCAGCATCGCCAAGGCCAGGCCGGCCGGGTGATGCCACACCAGGGGAGCCACCAATCCGGCGGAAAGCGTCGACAGCAACATTTGCATGAACACCTGCCCGGACGCTGCCGTACCGCGGATGCGGGGGTGGCAGTCCAATGCGCTGATCGAAAGTAGTGGCATTGCAAGCGCAAGCCCAATATTGAACAAGGCGACAGGCAAGATATTCAGCGCTGCATGGATAAAAGGCAATAAGCTGACAGCAAGATTCAGCACCGCCATTGTGGACATCCACCCATAGGCAAAGCGCAATATGTGCTGTGCGCCATACTTGCCCGCAGCGCGCTTGGCCAGCCATGACCCGAGCACCGTGCCGCACACCGTGGGAATGAACATCCAGGCGAATTGCTGTGAGCTTAAGCCAAGGTGCTGAATGAGGAATACCGGGCTGGCCAGCACATAGAGGAAGAATGCCGAGAAATTTGCCCCGATCGCCAATACCAACAGGCTGAACTCACGGTGGCTGAAAACCACCTGGTAATTACGGCATACATTTGCCACCGACAATGACACACGCCTTTCCTTCGGCATGGTTTCAGGCAGGTACCTCGCCGCCGCAAGTGCGATCAATAGCGCATACAGCGCAAGGAAGGCGAAGATCGCCTGCCAGTGGATACCGAGCAGCCAGCCGCCGATGATGGGTGCCACTGCAGGAGCGATGCCGAATAGCATCTGCACCGTTGCCATGGCGCGCTGCGCCTCCACCCCTTGGAACAGGTCGCGTACCATCGCACGCGCCACCACGTTACCGGCGCCAGCAGAAAGCCCCTGCAGAATCCTCATGGCCCATAACGTCTCGACATTGGGCGCCAGCATGCCGCCAATCGAGGCAAAGATAAAAATGACCAGCCCCCAGCGTATGGTCGTGAGGCGCCCTATCGCATCGCTGATAGCGCCATGGAACAACGTCATCAACGCATAAGGCAGCAGATACAGGGTTAGACTGTGCTGGATTTCCACGGTGGAAGCGCCAAGGTCACGCTCCATCATCGGAAAAGCCGGCAAATAGGTGTCAATCGCAAACGGCGCCAGCGCCGTCAAGCCTGCAAGCACATAGACCAGAAAGATGGAATGGCGCATGTTCTCCGTCGAGCCTTGCCAGGACTCGCCCGGCAAAAATCTCAAGGATATCGTCTAACGGTAAATATGGCTACGATTGTAGGGGTAATCCATCACGCCTTGCGCATCGGGCTTGCCTGCCACGATCTGGAACAATGCCAGCCAGTTATGATCGAATGCAAACGCCGACCCGGCCATGTAGATGCGCCATATCCGGTATTTGCGTTCCCCGATCATGGACAAGGCCTGCTCGCTGTGCTGCTCCAGTCGCTCCACCCACTCCCACAGCGTCTTGCCGTAGTGGGGGCGCAAGTTCTCCGCGTCCAACGGCTCCAGGCCGGACATGGAAAGCTCCGCCAGCACATTGGAAACATGTGTCAACTCGCCACCGGGAAAGACATACTCATCAATGAACTCGGAAATGCCGCTCCCCAACCCGCTGCTCTTCACTGCCACCGAGGTAATACCATGGTTCATGACTAGCCCCCCGGTATTCAACAAACTGTAAATCTTATCGAAATACACGCGCAAGTTCTTGCGGCCAACATGCTCGAACATGCCGACGCTGGCAATCTTGTCGAACGTCTGATGCGCAGGCAGGTCACGATAATCCATGAGCCTGACCTCCAACCTATCCTGCCAGCCGCGCTCCTCTATCATGCGTTGCACATGGGCATGCTGGTTGTCGGACAAGGTAATGCCTAGCGCCTTGACGCCATAATGCTCGACTGCATGCGCGACCAGGCCGCCCCAACCACAACCAATATCCAGAAAAGTTTCACCCGGCTTCAGCATGAGCTTGCGACAAATATGGTCGAGCTTCTTTTCCTGCGCCAGGTCCAGGTTTTCGTTACCATCAGCGAAATAAGCACAAGAATAGACTCGGCGGCGATCCAGCCACAGCCCATAAAAATCGTTGGAAACATCATAGTGGTAATTGATATTGCGGCGATCCTGGCTGCGGGTATGGCGCCACCACCGCCAGTCCTTGCGCGTTTCGGCATCGTTGCGCGCATCGACGCCGCAATAGGCCTGCCCCAAAGACAAGATATCTTGTGCTTTTCCCTGCAAATCCATCCAGCCCTCGACATAGGCACGCGCCAGTCCACCCAATGTCGGCTTGGCCAGCACGGCCAGAACCTTGGCATCATTCACCAGAATAGCCACCTTGGCATCCGCATCCCCTGCAATCCGTTCACCGTTCCAACTCACAGATACGGGCAACCCGGCTACACTCTTCTGGATCTGGTTTTGCAGCAGCGCACTGAACATCCATTACCTCCATGATAAGCATTCGATTTTTTATAAGCCATCCCGTATTTCGCCATCAGGGCAATCAGAGATGGCTCCCCATTTGGCTTGACCAATGTAAACGGAACGGCGCTTTGTTACAATAAGTCACTTACCTTACATCGGCCTCGGCCGATCCATCAATACGGAGCAAAGCATGCAACTGGACTTGGCAAACATCAACGCAGAATGGGGACACGACGCACAAAAGCTAGTGGAATGGGCGCTCGGCCTGAACAAGAAAGCCATCGTCACGACCAACTTCCGCCCTTTCGAAGCTGTCATCCTGCACATGGTCACCCAAGTCCAGCCCGATACGCCCGTCATCTGGATGGACAGCGGCTACAACACCGAAGCAACCTACCGCTTTGCCGACGAAGTCACGCGCCAGCTCAACCTCAACCTGAGCATCTACCTCCCCAAGCGCTCCCGCGCGCATAGGGAGGCCGTGGACGGACCTGTCCCGGCACTTGATGACCCGCGCCACGCCGCATTTACAGAAGAAGTCAAACTGGAACCCTTTGCACGTGCCCTGCGTGAAACCGCGCCTGAAATCTGGTTCACCGCCCTGCGCGCCACCGATACCGCCGTACGCGCCCAGATGGACCCGGTCAGCATTAACCCGGACGGCTTGATCAAGGTAGCGCCCTTGCTGCATTGGAGTTCAAAAGACTTGTACCAGTACCTGACCGCCCACAACTTGCCAAACAATTTCGACTACTTCGATCCAACTAAGGGCGAGGAAAACCGCGAGTGCGGCTTGCATTTGTCACACTAAGCCTCTAGTGCTGAAATAGACAAGGGAGCTTTCGCTCCCCTTTTGCCTTGGCTAGGGCAATGCGTGAAATTCTTCCACCAGTTCACGATTCTCGCCCTCGATCAACTTGCGGGAGTTCTTGTCGTTGCGGAACAAGATAGGCTGCGCTTGCAGATAGGGATTTTGCGCGTTGGCGATGGCTTCGTCGATCAAATGCCGGTGCGGTGACTTAGTGCACACCGGGTCGGCCGCCTCGGCGTCTCCTGAGAGCAGGAAGGCCTGGCAGCGGCAGCCGCCGAGGTCCTTCTCTTTTTCAGGGCAGCTGCGGCAGGGTTCTTTCATCCAGTCGTCGCCACGGTATTGATTGAAGGCGGGTGACTCTTCCCATGCCCATTTCAAGCCATTAGCCTTGACGTTGGGAAAGCTCATATTGGGCAACACCCGCGCCGAGTGGCATGGCAGCACGTCGCCATTGGCGGTGACAATCATGAACACCTCGCCCCAGCCGTTCATGCATTTCTTGGGACGGTTGGAGAAATAATCGGGGACCACGAAGAATATCTTCATTTTGTTGCCGACTTTTTCACGGAAAGCATTGGTGATGGCCTCGGCCTCGTCAATCTGCTCCTTGGTTGGCATGAGCTGGCTGCGGTTGACCAGGGACCAGCCATAGTACTGGGTATTCGCCAGTTCGACGAAATCCGCCCCCAGCGCTTCCGCCATCTCGAGGATTTCCTTGACGTGCTTGATGTTGAAACGGTGGATCACGACGTTGAGCACCATGGGATAGCCGTGCTCCTTGATCATGGCCGCCACTTTTTTCTTCAGCTCGAAGGTGCGGGTGCCGGTAATGAAGTTGTTGATTTCCTCGGTGATGTCGTGCATGGAAAGCTGGATATGGTCCAGCCCGCCGGCCTTGAAGGCGCTGATGCGCTTTTCGGTGAGGCCTACGCCGGAGGTAATGAGGTTGGTGTAATACCCAAGGCTGCTGGCCTCGGCAACAATGTCCTCAATATCGTCCCGCAAGAGCGGCTCACCGCCGGAAATGCCCAGTTGCAACGCGCCGAGCTTGCGCGCATCGCGCAAGACTTGTATCCATTGCTCGGTGCTCAGCTCGTTCTTGGTGTGCTTATCATAATCGGTGGGGTTGTAGCAGAAGGCGCAATGCAAGGGGCAGCGGTACGTCACCTCGGCCAACAGCCACAAGGGCTGGGTGTTGGTCTTGGAGGCGGCAACGCCGTTGTTTTGTTGAATCGGTGTACTCATGTTTTTTGCTC from Methylobacillus flagellatus KT harbors:
- the fabV gene encoding enoyl-ACP reductase FabV, producing the protein MVIKPRVRGFICVTAHPTGCEVNVKQQIDYVKAQGPFHGPKRVLVIGASTGYGLAARISAAFASGAATVGVFLERPGEGNKPGTAGWYNSAAFHKFAEAEGLYASSVNGDAFSDAVKQQTIDIIKRDLGQVDLVVYSLAAPRRTHPKTGQVYNSTLKPIGKTLRQRGLDTDKEVIKENVIEPATEEEIANTVAVMGGEDWQMWIEALDQAGVLADGAKTTAFTYLGEKITHDIYWNGTIGAAKKDLDQRVLKIREQLAARGGDARVAVLKALVTQASSAIPMMPLYLSLLFKVMKKAGTHEGCIEQVDGLYRDSLYNDHPIMDEEGRLRADYKELAPDIQAEVAALWDQVTDENLYELTDFKGYKSDFLRLFGFGVEGVDYEADVNPEVPIRNLTQV
- a CDS encoding multidrug effflux MFS transporter, translated to MRHSIFLVYVLAGLTALAPFAIDTYLPAFPMMERDLGASTVEIQHSLTLYLLPYALMTLFHGAISDAIGRLTTIRWGLVIFIFASIGGMLAPNVETLWAMRILQGLSAGAGNVVARAMVRDLFQGVEAQRAMATVQMLFGIAPAVAPIIGGWLLGIHWQAIFAFLALYALLIALAAARYLPETMPKERRVSLSVANVCRNYQVVFSHREFSLLVLAIGANFSAFFLYVLASPVFLIQHLGLSSQQFAWMFIPTVCGTVLGSWLAKRAAGKYGAQHILRFAYGWMSTMAVLNLAVSLLPFIHAALNILPVALFNIGLALAMPLLSISALDCHPRIRGTAASGQVFMQMLLSTLSAGLVAPLVWHHPAGLALAMLGYLLLGWLATRRTRLFTSAHADEGLPEQ
- a CDS encoding class I SAM-dependent methyltransferase; its protein translation is MFSALLQNQIQKSVAGLPVSVSWNGERIAGDADAKVAILVNDAKVLAVLAKPTLGGLARAYVEGWMDLQGKAQDILSLGQAYCGVDARNDAETRKDWRWWRHTRSQDRRNINYHYDVSNDFYGLWLDRRRVYSCAYFADGNENLDLAQEKKLDHICRKLMLKPGETFLDIGCGWGGLVAHAVEHYGVKALGITLSDNQHAHVQRMIEERGWQDRLEVRLMDYRDLPAHQTFDKIASVGMFEHVGRKNLRVYFDKIYSLLNTGGLVMNHGITSVAVKSSGLGSGISEFIDEYVFPGGELTHVSNVLAELSMSGLEPLDAENLRPHYGKTLWEWVERLEQHSEQALSMIGERKYRIWRIYMAGSAFAFDHNWLALFQIVAGKPDAQGVMDYPYNRSHIYR
- a CDS encoding phosphoadenosine phosphosulfate reductase family protein, producing MQLDLANINAEWGHDAQKLVEWALGLNKKAIVTTNFRPFEAVILHMVTQVQPDTPVIWMDSGYNTEATYRFADEVTRQLNLNLSIYLPKRSRAHREAVDGPVPALDDPRHAAFTEEVKLEPFARALRETAPEIWFTALRATDTAVRAQMDPVSINPDGLIKVAPLLHWSSKDLYQYLTAHNLPNNFDYFDPTKGEENRECGLHLSH
- the pqqE gene encoding pyrroloquinoline quinone biosynthesis protein PqqE; the protein is MSTPIQQNNGVAASKTNTQPLWLLAEVTYRCPLHCAFCYNPTDYDKHTKNELSTEQWIQVLRDARKLGALQLGISGGEPLLRDDIEDIVAEASSLGYYTNLITSGVGLTEKRISAFKAGGLDHIQLSMHDITEEINNFITGTRTFELKKKVAAMIKEHGYPMVLNVVIHRFNIKHVKEILEMAEALGADFVELANTQYYGWSLVNRSQLMPTKEQIDEAEAITNAFREKVGNKMKIFFVVPDYFSNRPKKCMNGWGEVFMIVTANGDVLPCHSARVLPNMSFPNVKANGLKWAWEESPAFNQYRGDDWMKEPCRSCPEKEKDLGGCRCQAFLLSGDAEAADPVCTKSPHRHLIDEAIANAQNPYLQAQPILFRNDKNSRKLIEGENRELVEEFHALP